One genomic window of Leptospira paudalimensis includes the following:
- a CDS encoding cysteine desulfurase, translated as MSLDPYQLRKDFPILSQAMPNGKPLVYLDNGATSQKPLSVIQATNDYYVKENANIHRGVYYLSQHATELFERTRIKTSHFFQAQCAKAIIFTRGTTDAINLVAQTYGRVNVSEGDEIVLSVQEHHSNLVPWQMLAREKKAFLKFIPILPDTTYDLSKLSEIITKRTKIVAISQMSNVTGTVHDLRKIIDRARQVGAKVLVDGAQAACHMPIHLVDLDVDFYAFSAHKMLGPTGVGVLFGKEEILEAMPPWLGGGDMIESVELESSTYAALPAKLEAGTPNIAGVIGFSHALDYLQKVGMQNIKNHERMLTEYALERFQKIGGLTLYGTEDLDKRGGVISFTLEGIHPHDVGSILDEEGVAIRVGHHCCQPLMKQLQIPGTCRASFYFYNTKEDIDVLIKSIEKVKSIFGRVVRK; from the coding sequence ATGAGTTTGGACCCTTACCAACTTCGAAAAGATTTTCCGATCCTTTCTCAGGCAATGCCGAACGGGAAACCTCTTGTTTACTTAGACAATGGAGCAACTTCGCAAAAACCGCTCAGTGTCATTCAGGCAACAAATGACTATTATGTGAAAGAAAATGCAAACATCCATCGGGGTGTGTATTATCTTTCCCAACATGCCACTGAACTTTTTGAACGAACAAGGATCAAAACATCCCATTTTTTCCAAGCACAATGTGCAAAGGCTATTATTTTCACCCGGGGAACAACAGATGCCATCAATTTAGTGGCACAAACTTATGGACGGGTCAATGTCTCTGAAGGGGATGAGATTGTTTTATCTGTCCAAGAACACCATTCCAATTTAGTTCCTTGGCAAATGTTGGCTCGTGAAAAAAAAGCATTTTTAAAATTCATTCCAATCCTACCTGATACAACCTACGACTTATCAAAGTTAAGTGAAATCATCACTAAACGAACAAAAATTGTGGCAATTAGTCAAATGTCAAATGTGACTGGAACAGTTCATGATCTACGAAAGATCATTGATCGGGCAAGGCAAGTTGGCGCCAAAGTACTCGTTGATGGTGCGCAGGCGGCTTGTCATATGCCCATTCACTTAGTGGATTTAGATGTGGATTTTTATGCTTTTTCTGCCCACAAGATGCTTGGTCCTACTGGAGTTGGTGTACTGTTTGGGAAAGAAGAAATTTTAGAAGCCATGCCACCTTGGTTAGGTGGGGGTGATATGATTGAGTCTGTGGAATTGGAAAGTTCTACTTACGCAGCACTTCCTGCTAAATTAGAAGCAGGTACTCCAAACATAGCTGGTGTGATTGGTTTTTCTCATGCCTTGGATTATTTACAAAAAGTAGGAATGCAAAATATCAAAAACCACGAACGGATGTTAACCGAATATGCTTTGGAACGGTTTCAAAAGATTGGTGGTCTTACCCTTTACGGCACAGAGGATTTGGACAAACGTGGTGGTGTTATTTCCTTCACCTTGGAAGGAATCCACCCACATGACGTTGGGTCCATCTTAGATGAAGAAGGAGTGGCCATCCGTGTGGGACACCACTGTTGCCAACCTCTCATGAAACAGCTGCAAATCCCTGGAACCTGTCGGGCATCGTTTTATTTTTATAATACAAAAGAAGACATTGATGTTCTCATAAAATCCATTGAGAAGGTAAAATCAATATTTGGTCGTGTCGTCAGAAAATAA
- a CDS encoding iron-sulfur cluster assembly scaffold protein — translation MSSENNTYQDFLKWKSYALWQKPKETVLEVSSLNPLCGDEVKLYYREEGKDSIRILGVSGESCSICSASIGFLFKHQTELQKDKFLSYLSERKNFLEGDETSLFGDLEEITFFRNVKTHPSRYRCALLPWQTLLKIIEVNHDPRS, via the coding sequence GTGTCGTCAGAAAATAATACATACCAAGATTTTCTAAAATGGAAATCCTATGCTCTGTGGCAGAAACCAAAGGAAACTGTTTTAGAAGTTTCGTCATTGAATCCCTTATGTGGGGATGAAGTGAAATTGTATTACCGAGAAGAAGGTAAGGATAGTATCAGAATTTTAGGTGTATCTGGTGAATCCTGTTCGATTTGTTCGGCTTCTATTGGTTTTTTATTCAAACACCAAACTGAATTGCAAAAAGATAAGTTCCTTTCTTACTTGAGTGAACGTAAAAATTTTTTAGAGGGAGATGAAACTTCCTTGTTTGGAGATTTAGAAGAGATAACATTCTTTCGGAATGTGAAAACTCACCCAAGTCGTTATCGTTGTGCCCTTTTGCCCTGGCAAACTCTATTAAAAATCATTGAGGTAAACCATGATCCGAGATCCTGA
- a CDS encoding metal-sulfur cluster assembly factor — protein sequence MIRDPETEKEWEVYHSIRSVEDPEIGISLVELGLIYDVKVEGEKAEVTMTYTSLACPAGPQMKQDIENHALRVEGISEVVVHVVWNPKWEPRSMASEEAKMQMGIFD from the coding sequence ATGATCCGAGATCCTGAAACAGAAAAAGAGTGGGAAGTTTATCATAGTATTCGATCTGTCGAAGACCCTGAGATTGGCATTTCTCTTGTTGAACTTGGATTGATTTATGATGTAAAAGTGGAAGGGGAAAAAGCAGAAGTCACAATGACATATACTTCTCTTGCATGCCCAGCTGGTCCACAAATGAAACAAGACATTGAAAATCATGCACTACGCGTGGAAGGAATTTCAGAAGTGGTTGTACATGTTGTCTGGAACCCAAAATGGGAACCAAGATCTATGGCAAGTGAAGAAGCGAAAATGCAAATGGGGATATTCGATTGA
- the ggt gene encoding gamma-glutamyltransferase, whose product MSLFFGKKRFYLFLFCGVLSLGSCETIQTFLDTKEKTDELSSSLPQIQGASLKRDRYELIGREFMIATDHPLASQAGVEVWKQGGNVVDVFAAASFAISVLRPQSTGLLGGGFAIVYLPKKGKWAYDFRERSPKKGIASFYTKSDGSADIEKISKGPFSAGVPGNVQGILKIQKQHGKLPITDVLAPAMRYAKNGFAVYGDLANVIAKVWPNMNPSMQKVFGIDNRPIREGELLVQTDLFQTLSRIAENEEKEWIDGETTRLVTEYYKEFDGFISEEDWKEYQVKQLEPLSSSVWGYQMLTMPPPSSGVHLVTLMLLKTEMAKRQSFPKGQVGEMIQITEAMRVAYRDRAELGGDPNFTEVPVTKLISLPYIQEEVNEIEKKVVSGNWKTIQKPVEPKDSYNTTHISVMDKEGNAVSSTQSINGIFGAIQMVPGTGLVLNNTMDDFSIAPGVPNLYGLVGSKANAISPGKTPLSSMSPTILMEPNGNTKLVIGAPGGSQIPTSIFNTLYHYLIQKRNLYESVSFPRIHHQYQPDTLFLDPELKGTFPETELLFYQVQYGRHRAKVFVVSKEGEKLIGVSDPKGEGVPLGF is encoded by the coding sequence TTGAGTTTATTTTTTGGCAAAAAGAGATTCTATCTCTTTCTGTTCTGCGGAGTTTTATCCTTAGGTAGCTGTGAAACGATCCAAACGTTTTTAGATACCAAAGAGAAAACCGATGAGTTATCTTCTTCCTTGCCTCAGATCCAAGGTGCCTCACTTAAAAGAGATCGTTATGAATTGATTGGTCGTGAGTTTATGATAGCAACCGACCATCCTCTTGCTTCCCAAGCTGGGGTTGAAGTATGGAAACAAGGTGGAAATGTTGTGGATGTTTTTGCTGCCGCAAGTTTTGCCATCTCCGTTTTAAGACCACAATCGACTGGGTTACTTGGCGGCGGATTTGCAATTGTATACCTACCCAAAAAAGGGAAATGGGCCTATGATTTCCGAGAACGTTCTCCAAAGAAAGGAATTGCTTCTTTTTATACAAAATCTGATGGATCTGCCGATATTGAAAAAATTAGCAAAGGTCCATTTAGTGCCGGAGTTCCTGGAAATGTTCAAGGAATTCTGAAAATCCAAAAACAACATGGAAAACTTCCCATCACAGATGTACTCGCACCTGCTATGCGTTATGCGAAAAATGGTTTTGCCGTGTATGGAGATTTAGCCAATGTAATCGCTAAAGTTTGGCCAAATATGAATCCATCGATGCAAAAGGTTTTTGGGATAGACAACCGTCCCATTCGGGAAGGGGAACTTTTGGTTCAAACTGATTTGTTCCAAACGTTAAGCCGGATTGCTGAAAATGAAGAGAAAGAATGGATCGATGGTGAAACAACAAGGTTAGTCACTGAATATTACAAAGAATTCGATGGATTCATCAGTGAAGAAGATTGGAAAGAATACCAAGTCAAACAGCTGGAACCGTTGAGTAGTTCTGTTTGGGGATACCAAATGTTGACTATGCCCCCTCCTAGTTCTGGTGTACATTTGGTTACATTGATGTTATTAAAAACGGAGATGGCAAAACGCCAATCCTTTCCCAAAGGCCAAGTGGGAGAAATGATTCAAATCACGGAAGCAATGCGTGTTGCCTACAGAGACAGAGCTGAGTTAGGTGGAGATCCAAATTTTACAGAAGTGCCTGTTACGAAACTAATCTCCTTACCTTATATCCAAGAAGAAGTGAATGAAATCGAAAAAAAGGTAGTGTCTGGAAATTGGAAAACCATTCAAAAACCGGTTGAACCAAAGGATTCTTATAATACCACTCATATCTCTGTGATGGACAAGGAAGGGAATGCCGTTTCTTCCACACAATCCATCAATGGAATTTTTGGTGCCATCCAAATGGTTCCTGGAACTGGTCTTGTTTTGAATAATACGATGGATGATTTTTCCATTGCACCTGGAGTTCCAAATCTATATGGACTTGTTGGTTCGAAAGCAAATGCGATAAGCCCAGGAAAAACACCTCTTTCGAGTATGAGCCCAACCATTCTAATGGAACCAAATGGAAATACAAAGTTAGTCATTGGTGCTCCAGGTGGGTCTCAAATTCCAACCTCCATTTTTAACACTTTGTATCATTATTTGATTCAAAAACGAAACTTATATGAAAGTGTTTCTTTTCCACGCATCCACCACCAATACCAACCTGATACATTATTTTTGGATCCTGAATTAAAAGGAACGTTTCCTGAAACGGAACTTCTCTTTTACCAAGTCCAATATGGTAGGCACCGTGCGAAAGTATTTGTTGTGTCAAAAGAAGGAGAAAAACTCATAGGTGTTTCTGACCCGAAAGGGGAAGGTGTTCCATTAGGTTTTTAG
- the gshA gene encoding glutamate--cysteine ligase, with the protein MKAKLLKSKQKNSTVSLFSKEYKDCLLSAKHGLERESVRVDEKAFFSQSPHPKSLGSSLTHPLIKTDFAEAQIEYATNIHKTIPDALNELTELHAFTAKNLGNEYLWPFSMPPVLPKENKIEVGQYGTSNEGRKKTIYRNGLGHRYGKKMQTISGVHYNVSFDTCMLSVVSEKRFQKPLTKETKSQIYFDTIRNFYRISPALLYLFGSSSLTDSTFIDSPSAFKNLRKLDSKTLNAPYSTTLRLSNIGYTSKVQGKYPISVNSLKEYASDMCQVVSKSYAPYKKFNTKPTNQLNDFVLQLENEYYSLVRPKQVPKGEERVVDALMERGVEYLELRLLDLDPFSAIGVEETRLYFLHMVLLYCMLNDSPKADAIEMANWRKNQELTTWFGRKPETKVFLFGKEILLRDMVHQLFVDLQPIADLLDDNNANGPFSRSWETQWEKWDDPSFLGATMSELDLKIHKTSFREFGLALAKSHKAELLQVGLSPNRIKYYEDLSEQSIYEQKKIETLEGSHLKKNQKPIQIKPLKLCSEV; encoded by the coding sequence ATGAAAGCAAAATTATTAAAATCAAAACAGAAAAATTCAACTGTTTCCCTTTTTTCAAAGGAATACAAAGATTGTCTACTCAGTGCCAAACATGGTTTAGAAAGAGAAAGTGTGCGAGTAGATGAAAAAGCATTTTTTTCACAATCACCTCATCCAAAATCGTTAGGTTCTAGTTTAACTCATCCTCTCATTAAAACCGATTTTGCAGAGGCTCAAATTGAATATGCAACTAACATACATAAAACCATTCCCGATGCCCTGAATGAACTCACTGAACTCCATGCATTTACAGCTAAAAATTTAGGAAACGAATACCTGTGGCCATTTAGTATGCCACCTGTTTTGCCTAAAGAGAATAAAATTGAAGTTGGTCAGTACGGAACTTCAAATGAAGGGCGAAAAAAAACAATTTATCGAAATGGATTGGGGCATCGATACGGAAAAAAAATGCAAACCATTTCGGGAGTCCATTACAACGTATCCTTTGATACTTGTATGTTGTCAGTAGTTTCTGAAAAAAGATTTCAAAAACCACTGACCAAAGAAACAAAATCACAAATTTATTTTGATACCATTCGTAATTTTTATCGGATTTCACCAGCACTTTTGTATTTGTTTGGATCTTCTAGTTTAACAGATTCTACATTCATTGACTCTCCGAGTGCATTCAAAAACTTACGCAAGTTAGATTCAAAAACATTAAATGCTCCATATTCCACTACTTTACGGTTATCGAATATAGGTTATACTAGTAAAGTGCAAGGCAAATACCCAATTTCCGTGAATTCCTTAAAGGAATATGCATCGGACATGTGTCAAGTTGTTTCTAAATCATACGCACCTTACAAAAAATTTAACACCAAACCAACCAATCAATTGAATGACTTTGTTTTACAATTGGAAAATGAATATTACTCACTGGTTAGGCCAAAACAAGTTCCAAAAGGTGAGGAAAGAGTTGTAGATGCACTGATGGAACGTGGAGTCGAATACCTGGAATTAAGACTTCTTGATTTGGATCCTTTTTCAGCGATTGGTGTAGAAGAAACAAGACTTTATTTCCTTCATATGGTTCTCCTATACTGTATGTTAAACGATTCTCCAAAAGCTGATGCGATTGAAATGGCAAATTGGAGAAAAAACCAAGAACTCACAACTTGGTTCGGCCGAAAACCAGAGACAAAGGTTTTTTTATTTGGAAAAGAGATTCTCCTTCGAGACATGGTACACCAACTTTTTGTCGACTTACAACCGATCGCTGACCTTTTAGATGATAATAATGCGAATGGACCTTTTAGTCGGTCTTGGGAAACACAATGGGAAAAATGGGATGATCCTTCCTTCCTTGGTGCAACCATGTCTGAGTTGGATTTGAAGATCCATAAAACGAGTTTCCGAGAATTTGGTCTGGCACTTGCCAAATCACATAAAGCTGAACTTTTACAAGTGGGTCTTTCTCCCAATCGTATCAAATATTACGAAGACCTAAGTGAACAATCGATATATGAACAGAAAAAAATCGAAACCTTAGAAGGAAGCCACCTTAAAAAAAACCAAAAACCCATACAAATTAAACCGCTAAAACTTTGTAGTGAGGTTTAA
- the gshAB gene encoding bifunctional glutamate--cysteine ligase GshA/glutathione synthetase GshB: MTEPKPLLPGWEDLEISTQIIIRDAISRGIGVEVIDRKENFLRLVKGNHSEFVKEASKTRLDSLMTYLVMENKIASKLVLSESQVRVPIGKDYSRVEDALLDYPVFLSKKKVIKPVTTNFGIGIGISNPNDSLEKFTFFVKQAFSFSNSIIVEEFIEGPEYRFLVLGDEVVAVCNRVPANVVGDGIHTIKELIETKNKDPRRGEGHITALEKIQMSETESLVISDYGLTFDSVPKKGEQVFLRKNSNISTGGDSIDVTDLVHPEFKTIALNAAKAASAVICGIDIISSAITEKPNPEHYAVLEINFNPVLYIHEFPYAGTPRAVGDKILDLLGFT; the protein is encoded by the coding sequence GTGACAGAACCAAAACCATTATTACCAGGTTGGGAAGACTTAGAAATATCGACTCAAATCATCATACGTGATGCAATCAGTAGAGGAATCGGAGTAGAAGTAATCGATCGTAAGGAAAATTTTTTACGTTTGGTCAAAGGCAATCATTCAGAATTTGTAAAAGAAGCTAGCAAAACACGTTTGGATAGTTTGATGACTTATTTGGTCATGGAAAATAAAATTGCTTCCAAACTAGTGTTAAGTGAAAGCCAAGTTAGAGTTCCTATTGGCAAAGATTATTCCCGAGTTGAAGACGCCTTGTTGGATTATCCGGTTTTTTTATCTAAAAAAAAAGTGATAAAACCTGTCACAACCAATTTTGGAATTGGAATTGGTATATCGAATCCAAATGATTCTTTGGAAAAATTCACTTTTTTTGTCAAACAAGCCTTTTCATTTTCGAATTCAATCATTGTTGAAGAATTTATAGAAGGTCCTGAATACCGCTTTTTAGTATTAGGTGATGAAGTGGTGGCGGTTTGTAACCGCGTTCCTGCGAATGTGGTAGGGGATGGTATTCATACCATTAAGGAACTCATTGAAACAAAAAACAAAGATCCTAGACGTGGGGAAGGTCATATCACTGCTTTAGAAAAAATCCAAATGTCAGAAACGGAAAGTTTAGTTATTTCTGATTATGGATTAACATTCGACTCGGTTCCGAAAAAAGGGGAACAAGTATTTTTAAGAAAAAATTCCAATATATCAACTGGTGGTGATTCTATCGATGTAACTGATTTGGTTCACCCAGAGTTTAAAACTATTGCTTTAAATGCAGCAAAGGCAGCTTCTGCGGTGATTTGTGGGATTGATATCATCTCCAGTGCGATTACGGAAAAACCAAATCCGGAACATTATGCGGTATTAGAAATTAATTTTAATCCTGTGTTGTACATCCATGAATTTCCATACGCAGGAACACCAAGAGCTGTTGGTGATAAAATTCTCGATTTATTAGGATTTACGTAA
- a CDS encoding glutathione S-transferase N-terminal domain-containing protein, translating into MIRLYQYDSCPYCYRVRQAIHTLGLTEGKDYILVEARYGTQGRDEVIKLGGISQVPFLVDGETKMYESLDIIDYLRNKFT; encoded by the coding sequence ATGATCCGTCTCTACCAATATGACTCCTGTCCTTATTGTTACCGTGTTAGGCAAGCCATACACACACTAGGTTTGACAGAAGGTAAGGACTATATTTTGGTAGAGGCAAGGTATGGCACACAAGGCAGGGACGAAGTCATCAAGTTAGGTGGCATTTCACAAGTCCCTTTCCTTGTTGACGGAGAGACAAAAATGTATGAATCTCTCGACATCATCGACTACCTTCGAAACAAATTTACGTAA
- the grxD gene encoding Grx4 family monothiol glutaredoxin, whose amino-acid sequence MEQELKDKIESLIKSEKVFLFMKGTPEMPQCGFSAGVVSTLKQQGIPFGSFNVLSDMKVREGIKEYTNWPTIPQLYINGEFVGGHDITVQMAQSGELKKKVG is encoded by the coding sequence ATGGAACAAGAGTTAAAAGATAAAATTGAATCGTTAATCAAATCGGAAAAGGTTTTTCTTTTTATGAAAGGAACCCCTGAAATGCCACAATGCGGATTTTCTGCAGGTGTGGTGTCAACCTTAAAACAACAAGGGATTCCATTTGGTTCTTTTAATGTTCTTTCCGACATGAAAGTCAGAGAAGGAATTAAAGAATACACCAATTGGCCAACCATCCCTCAACTTTATATCAATGGTGAATTTGTTGGTGGTCATGACATCACGGTGCAAATGGCTCAATCTGGGGAACTCAAAAAAAAAGTAGGTTAA
- a CDS encoding BolA/IbaG family iron-sulfur metabolism protein: MTIPEIQKKIEEGLPGCTVEILDPYRDGVHIKAVVTYKGFNGKGLIEQHRMVYATLKEELKEEIHALALETRSE; the protein is encoded by the coding sequence ATGACCATTCCAGAAATCCAAAAAAAAATCGAAGAGGGTTTGCCAGGTTGTACTGTCGAAATTTTAGATCCTTACCGTGACGGCGTACATATCAAAGCGGTTGTCACTTACAAAGGATTTAATGGTAAGGGTCTTATTGAACAACACCGTATGGTGTATGCTACTTTAAAAGAAGAATTAAAAGAAGAAATCCATGCATTAGCATTGGAAACAAGGAGTGAATAA
- a CDS encoding glutathione S-transferase family protein yields the protein MVKPTLISFKLCPYVQRSVINLLEKKVDYEIKYIDLANKPDWFLKISPFGRVPVLVVGDEVLFESAVINEYLDETNLPSLHPKDPLVKAKHRAWAEFASALLVDQYLWTMSKDEAESNKKRDEILSKFKILEPVLPNPKDGKLFFAGDSMHLVDTAYAPFFMRLDFLKSKGAEYDLVSGFPKIQIWSDTLLSLPSVKNSVLPEVPKEYIEFIKAHNSWLGGKL from the coding sequence ATGGTAAAACCAACACTCATCAGCTTCAAACTTTGTCCGTATGTGCAACGCTCAGTGATTAACCTATTAGAAAAAAAAGTAGATTATGAAATCAAATACATTGATTTAGCAAATAAACCAGATTGGTTTTTAAAAATTTCACCTTTTGGTCGGGTTCCGGTGCTTGTAGTGGGAGACGAAGTGTTGTTTGAATCTGCGGTGATTAACGAATATTTGGATGAAACAAACCTTCCGAGCCTCCATCCAAAAGACCCATTGGTAAAAGCAAAACATAGAGCTTGGGCAGAATTTGCAAGTGCCTTACTGGTTGACCAATATTTATGGACCATGTCAAAAGATGAGGCAGAATCCAACAAAAAAAGGGACGAAATTCTTTCGAAATTTAAAATCTTAGAACCAGTTTTACCCAACCCAAAAGATGGAAAGTTATTCTTTGCAGGTGATTCCATGCACTTGGTTGATACTGCCTATGCACCTTTTTTTATGCGTTTGGATTTTCTAAAATCAAAGGGAGCCGAATATGATCTAGTAAGTGGATTTCCAAAAATTCAAATTTGGAGTGATACACTACTTTCTTTACCATCAGTAAAGAATTCTGTTTTACCAGAAGTGCCAAAAGAATACATTGAATTTATCAAAGCCCACAACTCATGGTTGGGAGGAAAATTGTAG
- a CDS encoding BolA family protein, translating into MELETKQTRKDRMEQVLKEFFLPTELSVLDVSWEHAGHPGMTKDSKETHFRIKMVSPKFHGKSTVEQHREVYSLLGPEFKKGLHALEMDLSSPN; encoded by the coding sequence ATGGAATTAGAAACTAAACAAACTAGAAAAGATCGAATGGAACAAGTTTTGAAGGAGTTTTTCCTTCCCACAGAACTTTCTGTACTCGATGTATCATGGGAACATGCGGGTCACCCTGGTATGACCAAGGATTCCAAGGAAACCCACTTTCGGATCAAAATGGTATCACCCAAATTCCACGGAAAGTCAACGGTGGAACAACACCGAGAAGTTTATTCGCTACTCGGACCTGAATTTAAAAAAGGCCTCCATGCTCTAGAAATGGATCTATCCTCGCCCAATTAG
- a CDS encoding ABC transporter permease has protein sequence MWKENLTALKTIVRREWIRIIRIWVQTLIPPVITMALYFLIFGELVGRQIGKIGNFTYIEFIVPGLIMMSVITNSYNNVVSSFFSSKFQKNIEELLVSPTSPYTIVLGYTFGGVVRGLFVGILVTLTSLFFTNLQFQHPIIIFFTVILTSILFSLGGFFNALFAKKFDDVTIIPTFILTPLTYLGGVFYSVKNLPEFWQTVSYLNPILYMVNLFRYGFIGITDVNLIFSLSFILFLCALLFLLNVRLMKIGYGIRN, from the coding sequence ATGTGGAAAGAAAACTTAACGGCACTTAAAACCATCGTTCGAAGAGAATGGATTCGAATCATTAGAATCTGGGTCCAAACCTTAATCCCACCCGTGATCACAATGGCACTTTATTTCCTTATTTTTGGGGAACTTGTTGGTAGACAAATTGGCAAAATCGGAAATTTTACTTACATCGAATTCATTGTTCCCGGACTTATCATGATGAGTGTCATAACCAATTCCTATAACAATGTTGTTTCTTCCTTTTTTTCCAGTAAGTTCCAAAAAAATATCGAAGAACTTTTGGTATCACCCACATCTCCTTATACCATTGTTTTAGGTTATACGTTTGGTGGAGTGGTGCGAGGTCTTTTTGTCGGAATTTTGGTAACTCTCACTTCCTTATTTTTTACAAATCTTCAATTCCAACATCCCATCATCATCTTTTTTACAGTCATCCTAACATCGATTTTATTTTCACTTGGAGGATTTTTTAATGCTCTTTTTGCAAAAAAATTTGATGATGTTACAATCATTCCCACTTTTATCCTCACTCCATTAACTTACTTAGGTGGTGTGTTTTATTCTGTCAAAAATTTACCTGAATTTTGGCAAACCGTCTCATATCTAAATCCGATTTTGTATATGGTGAATCTTTTCCGATATGGATTTATCGGGATAACGGATGTAAATTTAATTTTTTCTCTTAGTTTTATCCTATTTCTTTGTGCTCTTTTATTTTTACTCAATGTTAGGTTAATGAAAATTGGTTATGGAATTAGAAACTAA
- a CDS encoding ABC transporter ATP-binding protein: MNPFAIELNGLEKTYKNGVKALRSIDLKVETGDFFALLGPNGAGKSTTIGILSSLVNKTNGKVKIFGVDIDENPNLAKTFIGIVPQEFNFGIFEAVEQILINQAGFYGMPLREAKDKVKYYLDKLSLYDKRKSAAGTLSGGMKRRLMIARALIHDPKLLILDEPTAGVDIEIRRSMWDFLKELNKEGKTIILTTHYLEEAESLCKNIAIIDKGEIVENTSMKKLLQRLDKETFIIDLKKSFKTKSNSKRFNWLWLDDHSLEVQLDKKTSVNDLFAELTKHKMEVLSLRNKSNRLEELFLSLTGKN, encoded by the coding sequence ATGAATCCCTTTGCGATTGAATTAAACGGACTTGAGAAAACATACAAAAACGGAGTGAAAGCACTTCGATCGATCGATTTAAAAGTCGAAACAGGAGATTTTTTTGCCCTACTTGGACCCAATGGTGCAGGAAAGTCTACCACCATCGGAATCTTAAGTTCCTTGGTGAATAAAACCAATGGCAAAGTTAAAATCTTTGGAGTGGATATAGATGAAAATCCAAATCTTGCAAAAACATTCATCGGAATTGTCCCGCAAGAATTCAACTTTGGGATTTTTGAAGCTGTAGAACAGATCCTCATCAACCAAGCAGGTTTTTATGGGATGCCACTGAGAGAGGCCAAAGACAAAGTAAAGTACTATCTAGATAAACTCTCACTTTATGACAAACGTAAATCAGCCGCCGGTACATTAAGTGGTGGAATGAAACGTAGGTTGATGATTGCAAGAGCTCTCATTCATGATCCAAAATTACTAATATTGGATGAGCCAACAGCAGGTGTGGACATTGAAATTAGAAGGTCCATGTGGGATTTTTTAAAAGAACTCAACAAAGAAGGTAAAACAATCATCCTTACCACACATTACCTAGAAGAAGCAGAATCCCTTTGTAAAAATATAGCAATCATTGATAAGGGAGAAATTGTCGAAAATACATCGATGAAAAAACTCTTACAAAGATTGGACAAAGAAACCTTCATCATCGATTTAAAAAAATCTTTTAAAACAAAATCAAACTCTAAACGTTTCAACTGGCTTTGGTTAGATGACCATAGTCTAGAAGTTCAATTGGACAAAAAAACCTCAGTAAATGATTTATTTGCCGAACTGACAAAACATAAGATGGAAGTTTTAAGTTTGAGAAATAAATCAAATCGTTTAGAAGAATTGTTTTTATCACTTACAGGAAAAAACTAA